In Montipora capricornis isolate CH-2021 chromosome 4, ASM3666992v2, whole genome shotgun sequence, the DNA window aaataataataatataataataataataataataataataataataataataataacaatttattcatttatagtgCGCTTTTTAACATGCTAGGTGATCAAAAGCTTTTTAACATGCTAGGTGATCAAAAGCGCATGTATTTCAATACAAGTATGCCTtgatctgtgctaaatttgtagaAGACAGAAACCAGTACACATGAAGACAACTTGAAACTATGTTTAactaaacagcttttaaacatgtttaagctTTGGGGTGAATCAGGCATAAAGAATAGcatgatctgtgaaaatgccgttacgtAGACCTAGTATTGGCATTGTAGTAGTTTCCTAGTTATGGGCTCCTGATCTTACTGGTTACTTCTGTGACCAACTtggagaagaagagaaatgCTTTCAAAAGGAGTTTGAAATTCCCATTTCTATTTTAACGTGGAATTATTCAAGCCGGGCTGAGTCACATTATTAAGTAAAACACTATTAGGTAAAACAGCTGTCTCGACAAACAATCGTCTCTGCCCACCAGCAATTGCAAAACTATGTGTCGGTTCTGGAGCGCTGGGTATGTTGCTTCAACGTCCCAGTTCACTGGGACAGTGACCTCCAGTGGTTAGGGTCTTGCCTCGAAATCCGGAGATGcggggttcaagacacgttctgaccactcgttaaaTCCAGGTAGTCCCCAATTTAATTtcctggctgcacttgtaaatagccaactggtttgtctccggccagttgggattcttaaatttGTTCTGTttaatgctcggagatattagctactagctactcGAAAAATCCGAGGATAAATAATGATACTTActaacttacttacttacccgCAGAAGGATGAAAGCAATGGGTTAGCTTTGAATTCCTTAGTTTGTACTAGAACAAGCTCGTTCGCCTTACAACTATTGCTAATGGAGGGTCGAGAGTCATTACCCGATTAATTCAGCTTTGGTTTTGCCACATGACGTTTGATGATCGGCTTGAAGGGCCTTTGTCACGACCCATCCTTAGTTCAACTTTGTTTCACACCCGGCGAATACGTGTCATTCTGGACTCGAAACGTTTACCGTCACTTGGACCAAGAGCCTGTCACCCACCAGACTGTACAACAAATTTGAACTTAAGCCAGGTCAACTTTCtcgttttaaattgattttacttatccaaaataatttttctACCTCTCCAAAATAAAAGTTATATTTATTCTGAACCACTACATATTTATTAGAAATTCCTCTTAGTTCCCCTGCAAAGCTTGTTGACAGATGTATCCACCTCTTGTCACATTCAGCgagtaaacttaaaaaaaaacataagacAAATCTATAAATTTGTTTGCTCATTCTCTAAACACAAATTAAACTAAATGaaaagtttttaataataaatttattttcgtCACAAAATGACTTGTCTGCAAATAGCAATAAATTTAACACCCAAAAGGGCAAAGGCTTAGAACTTTTTACCCAATGAAAATCCATGTTGGATATTCCTTTGCAAGGCTTGTTGACGAATGTGTCTGCCTCTTGTCACTTTCCGTGGGTaaacttttaaaaaacctaaaacAAATCTATAAATTTGTTTGCACGTTCTCTGAACGCAAATTAAACAAACTGAAATTCGTTAATAAATTCTTTTCGTTACACCATGACTCAGTTGTCTGCAACTTGCAATATATTAAGCACACTGACAGACGCTTAGGGAAAATCTGAGTCAGTACTTAAAAATTCATATGCACTACTATATTTTGCATTTACACCCACATGTGACATCGGCACACTGTTGTGACTTGTTTAAAGGCAGGTTCGTCTTAAATGAACCTCTACTCCGactaaagaatattttaaaaccGAAGAAagtaatgtttgcaatcaaatgtGATCGACAGTTTTCTTCGAAAAAGTGTTTGTAtagaaaaaagtgaattttagggcgctttctttttgtcagaactggccgtcctgacccgtcagtttgcaaagaaaatgcaacaatttgaaggaacacttgcatgataatccctcgcgtTCTTCTAGAGAAGTATACATCATCCTCGATGAGTGTTTAGTTGAAGGctttgtagagttagtcctggCCGGTCAGTTCCGTCAAAAGGAAAGCGTCCTTAATAGCttagaatcgcttattttcagtttcaaatttcccgggcgccaccatcttgaataattgtgacgtatcgtggtttgccctattgtttcaaCAATTGGCCAACCCACGGCACATCACAGTTATTTAAGATGGTGGCGCCCGGGaagtttgaaaaccaaaacaagagtttttgaATTTATTCATTTCAGATACAAACGTCTTCATTAGAAAAATTGAGAACAATAtttattgtaaacattatgttatgtgatttaaagttattttcttgttttagtggatgttctcttaaagtgctactatgaccaaaataGACAATCCTTCTTTTTCAGTTTGGATTCCAGAAAATGTTGATTAAACACAAAGTGAcccaaattttaaattaagccttattttaaaaaaaagacaattattattttaactggaattttcctatttaatggtccgccattactaactcgaggagaaaatgaagtcaaagaatcactagtttaagaatgcaatgcttcTGTACACGGCTGAATTACTTTGCAACACCGGAGCTATTTTCGGGCTTTCaggcttttaaactcgtgtttgcAAATACAATAACTTGAGCTGTATTTTGCGCAATTGTGTAAATGACGccactttccctagatccaaccctctgacgTCCAGTCGTTCGGTTTTGAAAGTGactaatggcggaccgtgaaatccaaaactagtaaacaaagtaaacagccttcggatgaaaatcaaagatcagAATTaattgccagtcaggtgttaagcaaacacactttcaaactaTGAAGAAAAAAcgaagtgatttttttcatcatagtagcactttgaaGACTCAATCGCAACATTTCGCCTATTTAAGGAAATTCGATTAAATGGAACCTGTAACGAGAAACTATAGAGTCTTGCGAGCATGCGCTTGTTCTTCTAACCGCTGAGCTGAGTGTTTAACACCAATCAGCATTTTCGCGAACGGCGTTAGACGATTTAAGGAGCCTATGATTGATTCAACACGCTATCAATGTAGAGCGACCAGTTCAAACGCCTGCAAATTTTacttcaacaaagtgttgaatgcatatTTAAAATGGCCTTTAGAAATAATTACTTGTTACCATAAATATATTGATGCAAAACCTACCCTAAAAACCCAACGGAAGCTCGTATAGACTTTCACAATGTTGTTATCGACCTCTGAAGAACAATGACAAGCTGGTTATGTTTTTATAACAACTAACGACAGTTCTATCTCCTTTTTCTTCATCTTACAGCAATTGAGGTTGCTTGTTTTACTTCGTAACACCGAACGaaacaaccaaaacaattcTAAATTTAGTCTGTGGCTCAGACAGATTGCGTTGCGCCTCCGATACTTCAGTGATTGGCGAAGAGAACACTTGTAATGCATAAACACCAAGGAAAACATGTTCATAATTAACGGAATAACGTATAAAAGACTACAACATTTTATCGTCGACTGTTcactttagttttttttttgtacactGAGAGTCCAAGTAGACCAAATCGGTTAGTCGATTTGGTCTATTAAGAggtgaaacaagaaaaaaaccgaAATTAACATTTTAGGGTCTCTGCACTCTATGAATTAGACTCCAGTCCCTCTTTAGAATAAACTGAAAGACTAAGAATTATGGGCCTGTATTTGTAGCTAACGGTCCTTGATACAGGATTTATCTCATGGTTGGAACATATCATCACCATATTGTGCTTTGTCGCTTACTGAGAGTCACGATAGGCTTGACTTCAGCTACACGAAAATCAGAATATCTCCGAGCAGGTTGCGCCGGAAGTATGACATCACTTTCGCTGTATTCCCATACattaccaaatgaaacacgtcTCGGGTCCCCTGATCCCAACTTTGCCTTTTTTTGTCTTAGGCCGGATTTAAGGTTTATGGAGCTTTCATGCCCGCTGTCACTACTTGCGACGTCACTTCCGCTAAGAGAAGGATTGCTCCCGGTTGTCATGGAGGACCGATTTGATGCGCTGTGATAATCACTTCCGTCTGAGTCTCGGCTAAAACCACCGAGCCCGCGCCTCGAACACAGCGGTTGTTCCATGGACATCTCTGAAAGATCGGAATCATCTGAGCCCAGGCTTCCTCGGCTACTCCACCGCCATTTTACCATGTCTTGCTTGGGATGATCAGAGAGGAGACTACCTTGACTCCGCCAACGCTTCGGTTTCAGTGATAACTCTTTGGTTTGCTCATTACTCTCGCTAAAGACATAGTTTTGGCCCACGTTTCCTCGGCTGCTCCTGCGTTTTGGTTTCAGTGGTTTTTCCATAACTTCCTCCGTTTGGCCAGATCGATCAAAACGCAAGCTTCCTTGGCTGTGCCAGCGTTTTGGTGTCAGTGGCTTTTCCATGAGGGTCTCTGGATCATCTGATTCATCTGATGAGCCGTCGAGCAAAACAGCGCACTGTGATAGCTTGAAATCTTGAATCTTGTTGTTCAGCGTTAGGAGCTGCTCCATTAGCGCCATGTCTTGCCTTCGTAACGAGTTCTAAGAGAAAATCAAACGAGAAAGCTCTTACTTGCTATCTTGACCATGGGTCACTACTTCGTTCTCAGAGCTTTTTATTGCCGCGAGTAGAGCGGGCGAAAAAGCCCTGGAAACGAGATCTGTCTGCGTActcgagggaaaaaaaaactcgcATACATTTCGCTGAAATTAGAAAGGAAAGCAAGCCTATCGACTGATAAATAATACTGCAAACTTTTGCTTCTATAAACTCTTCATAGTACTATAGCATTGTTGAAGAAGCAAATATTGGAAACGAACGTGTTAAAGACTAGGTTGTGGAGCACTTCTCTGATATTCTATAGCACTGGAGGCACTTGATAGTAAATAGTCAACAAATGCGTAAAGAACTATCGTGCAAGGAATGGCAACGTACTCTGGAATCGACAAGTGTCGAAAATACTCTCTTTTTCACAGGGAACCTTCGTTTGGGAGCCGTGCTTACGGAAAGGAAATGGCTCCTACACACCGATTGCCATCAAGGGCGAGCGCAATGATATTTTTAGTCAGGGAGACAAACCCCTTTTTAAGCCACAAGACAACCATCTGACATTCAACACAATTCCAAATCACCACGCCTTGTAAATGTCCATTTTAATGCCTCCTTGCTGAGTTGAGTATAAGTTTGTGGGTCAATCCCTCTATTTCAGTGCatattttgttcattgttgCAAAGATCAGTTTTTCTCAATTGAAACTCTTCACTTACTTCAACGCTATTGACAGGAATTTGCGAAGTTCCACCTCAAATTATctcattttgtgaaaaattattttccttaaGCGTATTTCGTTGAGGACAGTCATAACAATCACGCAAGTTTTCAAAAGAGAGAATAGAATTAGAAAGAGATAATTTTCACGGGCATTTGATTTGGTTGTTGGCCGAAATCGCGAATCCGGCTTTCCATAATTGCCTTTGTGCAACATGCGTCAAACATTCCTTTTTTGAGCACGAACGTGCTCATATTCATAAGTTTTAATTCGAAAAATATGCCGTTTGTTTACCGTGAGATTAAAAGGCCGAGATTCTTATGAAGCTAGAATTAACTAGTTGTTTGCCTTGACTTAGCGGAAAACGGCCGAGAATATTCTTGGAATCCTCTTGTTCTAAGTTTGGGACAAAAACTAAACTATCTCTGCAAACAAAAGCCCATTCTTTTGACGTAACAAAAATTGACACACAGGATTTTACTCAATCTTAGAGGACTTTTGCAACAGTTCAGCAcgttttactaatacagagaaTGATCCACGACACCTGGCTTTTGTTTGTTGAAGATTTGTGCTGACTTAACAGTTAGGATATTCAACGCTTAGCCCTATGTAATTTGGGATGGAAATTTATGGGATCTTGAGAGACCCTTGTGATAAACCTATTACATTAGTGAAAAGAAACAGCAATGGAGAGACGAGTCTCTAAATATTCTGAAAGACTATACGACCCTTTGGTGTACTTTGCCTACATGGTCAGTAGAGTAaatatttcctttccttttcttgcttCGTCTCTTTGGCGAGCCCGATTGCTATAAACTTCGCGTTTAATCGCTTCTATAGCGCCGATGTCCACTCTCCAAAGCGATTGCAAAGGAAAGactttctcttttgtttaaaaagttCAAAAATGACTAATGTTACCACTGCCATCCAATGGAATCGAGTCATTTCCCACCGTCATGCTTGGAAACCCATGAGTCGTTTCGCTCCCTATCGAGTTCGACCCGCTCCAGTTTGCCCCTCCGCACttgaagattaaaaaaaaacgtttctcgAAAAATAAATGGCCCTTGAAATTAGTGCGACAAAAAGGCTGAATACTAGAAGTAAATCATGCGTTAAAAAAGGTAAGATAAAACCACTTTATTTTCCGTCGGTAGTTCCAATAGCTCTGCGGCtagtatcaatggaagccgacggtgcgcaaTTTACCTCCTTCCTTCTGTCGGTGCTCtattttacgggtatttaaagttATAGCTACACGAATCAGAGGAAAGTCGGAATAGAGGTCGAGGTCACCAAGGATCGAACTGCGGACTTCCTACTCTGAAAGCCGCGCACTCACCAACTAAGCTACACCTGCTCCTAACAGTAACATAACAGCTCCTTGCAGTAACCAGGTTTAATCAATGCTTGAGAGTACTTCAATTTGAGAACTATGTTTTATcaaccctttgatgtccaaaccggcctaaaccggccagacttagtattttactctgtctaacgccagacgattttactcgtcaatggggaacccctgggagtcaatgggttaaaagccATTTGGTTGTTACTGAATTTactttaagtttgaaaataaaaagacaaaacaaatgtTGACCAGGGCTTCTCCAAACGAATTGGCATTTGAAAACAGCGAAAGAATACTTCTTTCGTAACATTATGACCTTTGAAAAGTAGAGTTTATGCTTTCGGTTCTACCCTGTTGAGCTGCGTCGACCACTAGCGAGACAATTATTAGTTATTAAAACGACAGGAGAAACTGTAGAACTCGAAATGCATTTGGGGCGAACCTAAACGGGTGGAACTTACCATGAGGCGAAACATGCTATAACAGTACATAGAACACGTCGACGAATCGACTTGGGACGTTAGCAACTCCAGTCGGTAATACAACCGCAAATCTACGTAACGTCGTTATTTCAAAATCAGCTGGTAACTTTGTCCTATTTGTAGATGGGTGAACTCTTTCTAGTCAGGAAAGCTTTgaatttttgtcaaacttaAGGGCTATGACCGTCTGTCTATCTATCTGCCATTAATTTGCCTACATAAGTTTGAAGATTCTCATTTCCCACTTTGTGCCGTGGTGTCTTTGCCGAATATTTTTTGAATCGTCTCGATATTGGAACGTTAACactttgaacaatttttttgctACACAGAGAAGGATTAAATcattttgtacaaaacaaacACCTAACGCAAGTTAAATTTTTCGTGAACTAAAAATCATGGATCACAGTCACATTAAAAAGTATCCACATGTGCTGTCCCAATCTGACATATCTCATATTAATGTCGATTTTTATCAAGGACTATCTTATGCCTTAAcgctaagaaaaaaaattctgacaCTGCGAACGGGCTCTACTGGATTATTCGGCGGTATTTACTTCGCGCTTGCTTTGAAATTAATTCATTTCCCGAGTGCACTCCTCTTCCAGGAGATCTGTTTCAAAGTATCAAGAGTGACACCTGTGTGCTGGTTACAACGGCGGATTATGGAAAGCTCCTCGCGTGCTCCGCATGTTAAGTGTTATAATACGAAAATGAactaaaagaaattttttttttgtcggatCTACAAGCAGAAAAacaatgaaatgcaaattcaACATAATTTTATGGCTTTTGTGTCAGGTTGCTTGCCTGACGCGACAAGAACAAATGTATGTCAAATTTACACCCCGTCCTTatgcaaaaaaacaattttattacTGAAGCCAAAAAGACAACGCCAAACGAATACGATGACAGAAACCTCGCGCGCCACAAAAAAAATTAGCCAGCGGGCTAATGGGTTCTGGAAGAAGCGAGTGTGCAAGATTGAATGTAAGATATTTATGACCATAAGGCTTCAGTTATCTGACTTACCATTTCGTGACGAAGCTTTGCAAGCGAGGTATCGAGTGCTCCTTTGCTTCGCTTTTTGATCCTACTGCTTTCCGGGATATTTTCACGACGTGCGttact includes these proteins:
- the LOC138045478 gene encoding uncharacterized protein: MASITRRQIFVRPRGEIMTVLDWQQVSNGTNDQFTNETCLDAEFFEREDRQSKIGYVCGSYELTLDRMEDSDRENEITEFVETEIPGNAHAYEEKRSVLTVSLEPNETKGKPRIAGAPPTVANVTGKKKSNARRENIPESSRIKKRSKGALDTSLAKLRHEMNSLRRQDMALMEQLLTLNNKIQDFKLSQCAVLLDGSSDESDDPETLMEKPLTPKRWHSQGSLRFDRSGQTEEVMEKPLKPKRRSSRGNVGQNYVFSESNEQTKELSLKPKRWRSQGSLLSDHPKQDMVKWRWSSRGSLGSDDSDLSEMSMEQPLCSRRGLGGFSRDSDGSDYHSASNRSSMTTGSNPSLSGSDVASSDSGHESSINLKSGLRQKKAKLGSGDPRRVSFGNVWEYSESDVILPAQPARRYSDFRVAEVKPIVTLSKRQSTIW